One Physeter macrocephalus isolate SW-GA chromosome 7, ASM283717v5, whole genome shotgun sequence genomic window, CCCGGTTCTCCGGGAGTTTATGCCTGGAGCAGCGCAGGGCCCAGGGCATGGGGGGGGGGTCCTCCCACCAGACCCCCAAGCCCCGTTGCCATAGGAACTATGTGTCAGCACCGCAGGCTCAGTTGGGAGGCTGTCTGGCCACCACTGCCCATCTCTGGGCAGCCTCTTTGCACACCTGGGCTCGGTCAGCTGTGTCTTCGCTGGAGCTGACCACAGATCTGGGGGAGACAGTCTTCTCCTCTGAGGGGGCCAGAGAACCCCACCAGTGCAACCTCTGCCtccccagcagagggcagcagaaGTGAGAGTGAGGGCCTGTCTGATGTGAACCTTGAAGCTTGGGGCTGCATGACCCTGAGCGCCGGAGTCGGGGAGACCGAGGGAGCAGGCTCTGCTAGGGTGGCCTTCTCAGGAAGACCTGAGCCCCCTTCTGCTGGAGAGGCTCCTAAGGTGAGGAAGCTCTAGCTCTGCTGGGGCGCTGGGTCCgggaccgggggtgggggtggcaggagggggcACCCCAGGCAGTGCGGTCCCGGGAAGCGACTCGGAGGCCACATGGTCGGCCTGGCCTGTCTGTGAGCCCAGAGGGGCCGGCCACGGCCACCCCTCTCTGCTGGGAGCCGGCCTGCACTCAGGTTACATTTTGTACCCGGACCCCGGATTCCCTGACCAGAGCCTCGAGCCCCTTCCTGGGCTGTCCTCTGGGCTGACCTGGGGCTGCTGCGGGCCTGGACAAGCCTCGGCGTGGCTGGGGCCGCACTGCAGCAGTGGGCGGGGCGGGACAGCCCAGGGAGGGAGGATAGCGAGCACTCTATTTCGCACTTTGTAATGTGGACttatacttttcaaatatttgtacctgtggtgtgcaggcctcgATTTGTGCTCAACCTGGTCCGAAAACGTCAGTGCCTGGAGGCGTCGCACCCGCTCTGGGGAACCAGCACGTGCCGCCTGGGCCACTGCGCATGCGGAGCCAGTCGCGAGCCGCGCGCCTGGTGACGTCACCCCTCCGCGAACGGGAGCGCGCGCCGTTCTCCCTCCGGCCGCCAGGGGGCGGCTCCGGCGCCTTCTCGCTGCTGACGGCGCATGCGCCCACGGTGAGCTTCTGCGTCTCCAACATTTTCCGGGCCCTTGCGGCGTCCTCCTCGGTCCAGGTTGTGCTTCCGGTGCGAAGGTCACGGACAAGATGGTTCCGCCAGTGCAGGTTTCTCCGCTCATCAAGGTGAACTAGGTTTCGCGGCCGCGGCCGGGTGCTCGGCTCCGCGTGGGCCCGCGCGTGAGCGACTCCGTGGAGCTCGAGACCTCCGGCCCGGCCTCCGCCCGGCGGGACAACCACCCCTCTCTCACCCCCCCGCGCCCCGACCCGGAGGCTGCGATTTCCCACCCCCCCGCATCGGCCCCAGACGCCGCGGGTGCGAGCCCCCCCTTTCCCTCACCCGTCCCCCGCTCCCAGGACCCCCGCCCCGCGGGCTGAGAAAGCCTCCGGACCCCGGTTCCGCTCCGCCGGTTCTGACCACCCTTTCCCCGCAGCTCGGCCGTTACTCCGCCTTGTTCCTCGGCGTGGCCTACGGAGCCAAGCGCTACAGTGAGTGACCACGGGCGGATACAGCCGTCCCAGCCCACGGGGCGCTCACGGGGCTTCCCGAAGACGGTGCGGGGTCCCGGGTGCCAGGCAGTAGACGCGCTCGggcaggagagggggcagggcggGAGGCGCCAGACCCAGAAACCCGAGCGGGCTGGACCCTTGAGCGCCGCCGCGGCAGGCGTGTAGTTTGGCCGGGCAGCCCCTTGCAGCACAGAGGCCTGAGTGAGGGCTGGCAAGACGCCTGGGGTGGCAGCGGGGACCCTGTAGCTGCCCTCCGGGTTGGGCTCTTTGTTGAGGAGTGAGTGTCAGGCCTTTGCGTATATCTAGGTAAAGCAGATACTTGTGGCGTTCACAGTGCACTCGAAGATGACTTTGCTTGTGGATTGAATTCCTTTTACTCAGCGCTTCGGTAAAAAAGTTCATTAATATCATCCCTCCCCTTGTCTTTCCTTTAACAGATTACCTGAAACCCcgggcagaggaggagaggaggatagcagctgaggagaaaaagaagcaggATGAGCAGAGACGCATTGAGAGAGAGCTGGCAGAAGGTACTGGTGTTGCCCAGTCTCCCAGATCTGCTCTCCTCCCGGGTTTTTAGACACAGCTGCCGCTCCAGATGAGCCCCCCATGGGGGAAGGGCCGCCGTCTGATCCCTCCTGGCCCCTGGGTCCTCTTCTGGGGGAGCGGGCGGGAGAGCAGGTGTGGGTGTTGGGGGTACACGGTGGTAACTCCATTTAGTGAGGCCTGGGCCCCTAGGCCTTGGAGGTGAACTGTCTGCCACCCTCAGAGAGGCCCCAGGACCAGACCTAGGCTCACGTCTCCCTGCCTGCGGCAGCAGGTTCCCATCAGGACGGGCAGGGATAAGGAAGGCCCAGGATGGGAGTGGCAGCAGAGCGTAGCCAGGCTCACCGTGGAATGAGATAGTGGGTGGTTTAACACCCAACGTCGAAAGTGGGCCCTTTGGAGGGCCCGAGTGTGTAATGGCATGTCTGTTTTCATCCCAATCTTTCAGCCCGAGAGGACAGCATATTAAAGTGAGCCTGCCTTTCCCCGGAGCAGTGTGGGTGAATAAAGCCTCCTGTACTGTGTGATTCTCTGACTTGCCTTTACTGTCCCCGCTTGTTGGGTTTCTGGACTCAGACTGAGCAGTTGTGTGCCTGCCTGCCTTCTCAGGTTATGTGGGGTGTGGATGGGGAGGGATTCCAGAAGAACCAGTCAGTGGCCAGTGCATAAAGCGTGCGGGATGCACAGAACCTCCGTCGCCTGCTCCGGGGTGTCTGTGGCGGAGCCCAGAGGATGCAGTCTGTAGCGGAGACACGGCTGGCCAGGCGTTGTGAGCGCTGCTCGGTCTTCTATGCTCCGAGCCTGGCCCAGACCCTTGgatgggcaggggaggggcaggcttTGCAGATGGTGGGGGTGGAGATGGCCTGATGCCTTTACGGTTGGGACCTGGATTTCCATCGCCCTCCTGCACATTCTGCTCTTGAccccagggaggggatgtggcCTCCTGAGGACCAGGCTGGGGTGCAGCTAGGTGTTCAGGGGGCTTAGGCCTCTGTGCCTGAGCAGACGGCAGACTCCACCCCTGGTGGCTGTGGCCTTTCATCCCCAGACCTGGTGTCAGAAGTTGCTGTTCCCAGTTTTGTGCCAGGAGCAGATTGCCTAGGCTTAGAGCCCTAGTTTATTTGTCAGATGAGTTCATCTGCAAACGTGAGGAGAAAGTGAGAAGTGGCGTACAGCCCCGTTTTCAGTTAAGGTGAGGCTGGAGTGCGTGATGGTGCACACCCCCTGGGGTATCCTGAGGTTGGTGGGTAGCTGGCACTGGGTCCCCCTGGGAACCTGGAGGAGCCCCCAGTCGCAGGTCCTTGTCACCACCAGGTGCCACTGTGAGCTGAAGGTTTTGTGGGGCGtgtccatcccccacccccaccccccgccaccggGAGCGCTGGCAGCATCTTGAACGGCCTTGAAACAACTCAGTTGGCTTTGCAGTTCTGGCCAAGGCTGCAGCCAAGAAGAGTTTCCAGTATCTGGAAACATTTGTTTTGGAGCTAACGTTATGAGTTAAAAGTCCTTAATTTCTATCAGGTAATTTAGCACGCATTTCAAGCGTGAGTCTTGCGTTGTCCCATTTGGGTCTGACTCGgcttttcttcctggctcaggaCCATTAGTTAGGTCCTTGGAGGCCTGTGTTTGCTCCCATGAAGGAAACCTCAGCGGTGCAGGAGGACTTGGGCAGCCCACGGGCGCTGGTCCGTCAGCGCGGTCCAGAGCAGCTCCCAGGCAGCGTCTGTTACAGATGCTTTCTGCACAGATCACTCAAGTCTGATCGCTGCTGTTCTCACAGCCTGCACCTTCTGGCAGGATCTTGTGCTTGGTCACAAGTGAACGTCCTCCGCCAAATAAAAAAGGGCAGtgtgttttctgttgattttattctaaatttttgtgcatatattttttcctaaacgAGATGGGAATTGGCATCTATGTACCCATTTCTCCACCCATATACACATAGATACACGTGCAGCGTGAATATATTCACCCAGTGCTTTCGGACACACAGTTCACAGACCCTTTTTGGAGATCTTGGTGGTTATTACTATGCATCCAAAAGATGGATGAATGTAAGGTAGGCTACACTGTTCAAATCGTTCGTAGTTGGCTTTGGTTCGTAAACacagaaaccttaaaaaaattcaaaatatccaaaatggttttcagttattttctcaaGCTTCTTAACCTCTTGTACCAGTGGTTAGAGGCACAGCCCCagtggggtgagggggcagggggcCCGCTGACCGGCTCACAGGATGCAGCAGGTGGAAGACTGGGGTGCCGGGCCGCCGTTGCAAACTTCTGTACCCGCTGCAAGAGAAGACAAGACGGTGAGCGAGAAACGGGCGCGGCCAAGCTTCTCCCCTCCACAACCCTGCAGGAGGAAGGGCAGAGACGGGCTGGTTGGCCTAAGCTGATTAGCCCAGCAGTTCCTAGTTTAGCCCTTGGTGACACTCCAGCCTGGGCCTCTCTGAAGCTGGCTTGTTTCTGTTGGTTCCCTCCCCTGCGGGACGTTTCTGGGAATGGCGACAAAAGTTCCAGAGTGCAAGCAAAAACCAAGGCAACAGCTCACAGGTTctgatttggggggtggggggtgggcgtgCTGAGCGGTTATAATAGAGCCACGTTCCCACAGTGCAGGGTGAAGGTGAACAAGTGGTCTGCACGCAGCACAGGGAAAGACACCACGCACACTGACTCCTAGCTCGCGTTCTGTCGTCTTCTATGGGTCTGCTGTTTATCTCTGAGGTTGGCATGGGAGCGTAGGTAGAGTTTCTGAGCTCCTTAAGAGGGCACTGCTGATTGATTACGGAACAGAGGAGCTGTTAAGAGCTCACAATATTTCAGCGGGGCTTTCCTCCCCTTGATAGAGGGAGTAACACTCAGTTACTCCCCTCCTGAGCCCCCGGCTAGGACCCCGAGCGCGCCCTTTCAGTACGTGCTCGTCAGCTACACTGAAGCAGCAGGGCTGTTCCTGTGGGATGGGCCTCCCCACGTGGCCGCCTGTGCCCTGTGCAGCCGGGAGCCCTGGTGCGCCGACCACAGGGCCGCCTGAAGCCTGGCTTTTCTCCAGATTGAACTCCGTTGCCTCGTGCCCGCCCCCGGCAGGCCGAGGCCCGGCTGTGCGCTCTTGGCGGCGGCAGGCGTGGAGCCCAGACCTTTTCTGGCCGCCGCCCTCTCCGCCGCCGTCCTCTCCGCCGCcgtcctctcctcctccagggcctTCACCTTCACCTCGTACTCGTCGGCCAGGGTCTTCCACTCCTTCCTGTTGCTCTGCAGCCGGTCGAACATGGGCAGGATCTCCTCGTGGAAGCGGGAGAACTCCTGGAAAGGGAACCGAGAGAAGTCGGACCACACCCCCAGCGGCTCCtgggcaggctgggctgggccgggGCATGGAGGTGCCACGTTCCCAGCAGAGGCCTGGAAAGGGAGAAGGACTTGGGGGGTTGTGTCCTTGAGCTTAGAACAGGAGCTGCGGGGGGAGGTCCCCAAGAGTAGAGTGGAAAACATCAAAGCAGAAGGGACGTTCCCCCGGCAGGGGGCTGGGCAGGCTGGGCAGCCGTGCAGGTCTTGGGGCTCCTTCACGCTCTCTCATTCGCACGTCACACAGAGCGGGTGCTCGCCCAGGAACACGCGTGAACGCCCACGGGCTGTACAGGTGGGTGCAGGCGGGGAAGGCAGTGGGGGGGGGGCGTGCCTGGCGGCCCCGGCAGTGACCACCTCAAAACCAGCATGCGCACCCTGGTCCCGCCTCCTCCCCAGCACTGACAGCCCCCCTTGGCGGGGGCCGAAAAGGGGCTGGTGTTTCGGTAAAGGGAAGCGTGAGACCTCGgcggctggggtgggggtggggcaggagggacgTCACTCAACCTGAAAACCTCCTCGGAGTGGGGTCTGCCCCCCCCAGACGGGCGGGGCCTGTGACGTCGTGGTGTGTGTCACTCCCTTGCTAGTCCCTGGAGCTGATGTCACAGCACCTGTCCCAGCTCCTTGGCACGCGTCTCACTGTCACTCGGCTGTGCCGCGTGCACCCGGCTGGCGACAGTGGaccaccctcctcctcccagggtgCAGACACTGAACAAATGCACTGCACATATACTGCAGTCAGTGCCCTGCAAACAGTGTGCAGGCCCTGGGCGGGGGCGCCTTAGATGGGGTTCGGGAAGGGACGTTTGAGGTACGACCTCGAGGTGAGCAGGACATTCTGGGAGGGAGAAATTGGTGGGGGAGAGCTCATGGTGCTTCTGAGGAACTGATGGGGAGGGGACCCCCTTGGGGTGGCACTGAGGATTTCGATTCTAAGTGCAGATTCAAGGGGGATGGGAGCCACCGTCCCCCCCGCGCGCCCCCACGctcaccccccgcccctcccctgcaaacccagccaggccctgggccacGTGCTCACCTTGTACACGAACGTGCACACAAAGTCAATGAAGCCGACCTGCAGTTTGGGGAGCTCGGCCGCCTTGTTCCGGTCCATCATCGGCTTGTGGGGGAGCAGGGACACCGTGAGGCACCTGGTGGCAGGCATGCCTGACACCTCCCCAAGCCCCCAGggctcagccccaccccagctcGAGGAAACTGTCCACGGAGACAAGAGTGAGCAGCTCCCTGGGGATGAGCTGGCCTTGGAAGGGAAAGCCAGGACGCCCCTTCCCTTCCGAGCCACCGCCCCGTTCTGGGGAGCGGCCCTAGGCAGCGCTGGCCTCAGGCCACGTCAGCCTGGGGTGGAGCGCGGagccccttcctccagcttccCCCTTGAGCTATCCATGGTGCTGACCCAAGGCCTGGCCCGTGACTCCCAAGGGGGCAGAGCCCGGATGCTCTGGAAGGAGCTGTCCTTGGTGTCCAGACTCTGgacgcgccccgccccgccccgctggAAGTCTCTTGCTCAGAGCTGCCTTCTGTCTGGAGCTCGGCGTGCTGGAGTGAGCCATGCAGGACCCTAGAGGCCTGGCCCGGAGGAGACAGACAGGTTGCCTGCCCTTCCCCCAAGAGACTTCGCTAGTTGGTCAGGGCACCGTCTCCTGCAGTCTGTGCCTGGCCCCAGAGCCTTCCCAGCCCGGTGCCCAGGGAGCTCTTCAGTGGCTGGAGTTGGCTTGTGAGACAAGCTCTCTCCGTCTCTCCTGCTCATTGCTGGGTGATGCTCGTGTCCTTGACCCCATGCGGGTGCCACTTCGGTCTAGCAACAGATTCCTGACCCCCACATGGCCGAGCTGAAGATCCCGGCATCGTTATGGCCCTGAAGGCAGACTGAGTTCCAGTCACGCCCAGACtggcctccctccctcacctccgcCCCTGTGAGGCCCGGTGACCGTGGCACACAGGTCCAAGCCCCAGGGTCCTTCCAGTGCTGGACAGCCCGACCCTGCACACCACTCCAGCCCTCCCCCCGCTCCCcgcctcctctccccctcctccctgcagcctcagccaCATCCGGGGTGAGCCCTGGGCTCCAGGCACCAGCTCTCTCCCCATGGGCCAGGCCTGCCCTGCCCCGGGCCTTCGTGGAGCAGCTCACGGCCGGGCAGGGGCTCACTGCAGAGCTGCCTGGGCCCATGGAGGCTTTCGGTCATGAGCCACAGTCTGGCTCTGCAGCTTCGGCAATGGCTTTCCATCACTGCAGGGCGTCACAGTTTTACCCAATTCCTGTTCCCTGTCTTTTCCACAATTTACCCAGATTCGGTCCCAGCTAAATTCTCACCAGACTCATGTTACATGACCCTACAAAGTGAGAGTTAGGTCCCAGGACCCCAGAACCCCCGGGGGTCCCCTGTCTGCACCGAGCCAGGCCTGAGGCTCCCAAGCACTGTGATGGGTATGGAGGATTCTGGAAGCAACACTCACAATGGGCTGTTGATCCAGAACCGTCCTCTCCAGGTCCCCTTGTTCCCAGAACTCAGCTGCCACCAGCAGAGCGACCTGAAAGGCACCCAGAAGGCAGGCATGCTGTGGATTCAGTGCTTGGTCAGATATCGTCCTGAGACCCTGTCAGGTTGGCCAGTGCCCTTGGTCTTCTGCACCCCAGACTCTGGTGTCCCTACTATTCAGGttgggcctggcacacaggagcgCGGCAGCCCACTCCACCGTGGCGGCACTGGCTGGGCCCCAGAGCTGGGCAGCAGCCCTCGGCACTACTTGCAGATGAATGGGTCTGTCCCCGCATCCCAGGCTCCACCTAGATGCGACCCCGTGAGGACCGGCAGGACGTCTGGGGCCCGCGTGACTCTGACCTTGCTCTGGACTTCCCAGGGCTTGGTGATGGCAGACAGGTCACACGCCGTCATCATCATGGCCCTGTGGGCAGACAGAGCTCCAGGCACACCCACAccggcctccctccttcccccacctctgcaaGGCCCGGTGACCGTGGTGCACAGGTCCAAGCCCCAGGGTCCTTCCGGCAGTGGACGGTCCTGCCCTGCACGCCACTCcagccctccccccactccccgtcTCCTCGTCCCTCTCCCTAGGCAGCCGGGGACGACGAAGGTCAGCAAGTGCTTCTTGGGGACCAGTGATTTACACATACTTCCTAATTGGACCTCTGGGACAGGCCTGGGGCTGGATGTAGTTCTGAATCTCCACTTTGCAGGTGAAGGGATGGAGGCTCATGAagtgagcaagttatttaattgtGGACATGGCCTGTCCCACCCCAAGTCCTGCTGCGCCCCTGAAAGGGAGCAGGTGAGGTGAAGCGTTTGTCTGAGGCGTGGAAGCTGTCAAGAAGGGAGCTGTTCTTGCTCTGGAGCGTCTGGGGGCCCTGGGGCTCCCAGCGCTGCAGGCGGAGCTGTGGCCCTGCACTCACATGACTATCTCCTTCCGCGTGGTCTCCAGGGAGAGGTACTCCACCCAGCTCTTCCTGTCCTCGTAGTTCTGGGACTCATCCACAATCTTCTGGAACATCGTCCTCTTCCTGAACCCCAGGGACAAAGGGAGGGAGTCGACCCCCGCCCCCTCACGCCACACAGGACCACACGTCCTCCTTGATCTCCACCCCACCCGCCCTTCCAGGAGAGGAAGCGAGGTGGGGAGTGCAGGCTTTGTGGGCCCCCGGGGCGGGTTGTCTGCCTGGGGCCCCAGGTGCCCCCCAGCCAGGCTCCCTCCCCATGGGACCTCCTGGTGGTCTTCACGAGGCGGGTGGGCCGTGGTACCCACTTGAAGTAGAGCGCCAGGTCTGTGGCGATGATGGCGACGTCCATGAGGTGGATCACATGCTCATGCTGCCGCCGGTTCAGGTTCTGATAGATGTTCAGGGTCTGCAGGTGGGGCTCTGGTCACAGGTGCGTCCCCCACACCCCTGTccgttcccctcccccacccctcctggtGGTCATCCGTCTGTCCCTCTTGGCGTTGCTGGCCGGCTTCTACCCAAGGGTCATGGGCCCCAGACCCAGGTGGCCCCACATTGCACCGGGAGGCCCCCAACCCCCTTCTCCCCCCGCAACATTCTGGGGACCtgagcccaccccacccccgtgaGGGCATTTCCAAACTGGAATCACCAGGCCCGTCCCATCACCCCCTTCGCCACCACCACAAAGCCTGCCTCCCTTCTCCAGCGCCAGAGCTGTGTGGTGTGGACGCTGGCAGTGGAGTTCCAGGGGTGCAAGCGAAGGTCAGTCGGCCAGGAAATGCAGCAAGAGAGTAAAGGGAGGGCACGCACCTCCTCGGAGAGCAGGAACTTCCCGAACTCCAGGTGATGTCGTTCCAAAATCGAGGAGCCGTGGAGCTTGGCTAAAGGGTTCTGGGATCTGTTACGGAGgtttaattaaaaacaagcaGTGGTCAGAAGGCCCAGAGCAGCCTGTTTGCCCCCAGCTCCCCGCACGAGGAAGGGGCACCCCTGTGGGTGCGGCAGGCCCTCAGAGGCGAGCGCTTTCCCCAGCCGCTCTGCTGGGAGGCGAGCTCTCCGCAGGCCCCTCCCCGGGGACGCTGTGGCTGGCTCCAGCGCACAGCCACGTGGGCGCCCCAGCAGCACGCCTACTTCATCTGGTACAGGTTGTTGGTGCCCCGGTGGTCGATGTCGTGGCACAGGCCGGCGGTCACCATGGCGAAGGCCTCCAGGTCCGTGTAGTAGCTCTTCAGTTTGCCCGTCTGCAGAGACAGGAGCCCACGATCCTGCAGCCCGGTCAGCCCCCTCGCCCGCCCTCGCTTCCCTGCTCtgctggctgggggcaggggggtgggaggCGCGGAGCTGGGCCGGACCTCACTGCCCCTTCCCAGCTCAGGTGCTCTCCGTCCACTTCCCGGGCTGGGGGTGTGCGCCCGTCGGAGGGGCCTCTGCCCTTGAAGGCCCCCACCTCCCACGTGGAGGAGCCGCCACCTAGGGTGCTGCCCTTGGAACCGGGAGGGTCTTCACCACACTGATCAGACGGGTGagccctctcccacccccgccGCACCCACGCACCATGAGAAGCGTGAACATCGTCTGGGCCACGTTGAAGCCGTGGCGCCAGTTGTGGTAGGTGATTCTCCGGTACCCCTTGCTCACGGAGAACAGGAACCGCACCAAGACCTGAGGGAGGCGGAGACGTGGGCTCCAGCCACCTTCGTGGGTGGCACCTGCAGGGTGCACCAGGGGTGGCAGGCAGCCGGAGGGGCGGAGCCAAAGCCAAGAGCGGCTCCGGAGTCCACAGGGCGTCTGGGGCCTCTGTCCTATTGCCAAGCCCCAGATTGGGACAAGGAccccaggagaggggctgggatATTTCAGAAGACAAGGGCCATTTCAGCCACGGGTGTCTGACTGGGGCAGGATGTGTGGGCACCTGGCCCAGTGATGGGGGAAGGGGATGGTGGCTGAAGGTCCAGAGGCCGACGGGTGGCAGGAGGGTGAGCAGTTATCTCTCGGCGATAGAACGTGGGCCCAAGGGAGCCTCTCAGTGCTTCCACTGTGGTTTTTAGGGCCAGAAatcatttggaaatgttttattctgttaatactttctacagtttatttcttttgtgttttccctttgttttttgtaCAATGTCTTTAGAAAATGCCAGCCTGCTGCACTTGTTCTCCAGGGCATAGAGAAAGACGGTTCCCTCACTTGGCCTTGGGGAAGCAGATGCTCCCTGAGGTGTAAAGGTGGAGGCAGGGCAGAAGCTGGAAAACCACAAGGAAGCAGCACAACTGGGAAGGCTGTCCCCCCCTCCCTGGGACAGTCTCTGAGGGGCTCTCTGTGCTCACACCTAGAGGGTGCTGTGTACTTTCTGCACAGGTGCTGGCTGCTTCCGTCTTCTCTTCCCCTAAAACCAAACACCCACTGCTGCCCAGTGATGCACCTGATGATCAGACTGCCTGGAGTACCTGTGTAACAAACttcccacccatccatccacccatccatccatccatccatccacccatccatccatccatccatccatccatccatccatccatccatccatccatccatccatccatccatccatccatccatccatccatccatccatccatccatccatccatccatccatccatccatccatccatccatccatccatccatccatccatccatccatccatccatccatccatccatccatccatccatccatccatccatccatccatccatccatccatccatccatccatccatccatccatccatccatccatccatccatccatccatccatccatccatccatccatccatcacccatccatccatccatccatccagccagccagccagtcaCGTGTTCTAGACACACTTGCCCTGTATATTTTGCTGGCCTGCACTGTCCATTCTGTAATGAACATGTTTGCCCCCAGACTTCCTGCGGGACCTGGGACCCCTGACCACCTCTCCCCGAACTGGGACCCTGATCATGAATGACCCCTCACCTCCTGGGGGATCTGGAACTTTCGAACCACTCCCAGCTCGTAGTACATCTGGATGCCGCATTTGACCAGCTCCAGCTCCGTGCACTCCAGATCAGAGAAGTGGAACTCATAGATATCAAACTTGGTGGGCCCCGGCAGCTCTTGCTTCTGTGGGAAGGATTGTGGGGCTGAAGGGGGCAGGCCCACCGAAGCCCCGCCTGTTCCTCGTCTCTTCTCCTCTCAGGACACTCTGTCCAGCATCAGACACCCCAGGTGTCCGGTAACATCAAGCCAGTAGCCTGGGGCACTCACATCCCCTCCCAGCTcagcccccttcctctccccttctcccacctGTGGCCCAACAACAAGAACCTGCCAGCTGGGCAGACATGGTGATGTTGTCAgggaaacagacacaaagatacGCACATACACAGGCACACGCAGAGAGAGACAAGGACACGTGAATATACAGGCACACGgaaggacacacagacacacatgcactgACACGGGCACACACGATGCGCAGGAACGTGGATGCGTGTCAGCAGCGAACATCACAAGCCCACGCTCTGTGCCCAAGCTGGCTCTGGCCGCCTGGGAATGGAGgcgtccccgcccccgccccgcccccgccccgccctcagGCCCGCCCAGTCTCCACCCGGGGGCGGAGTCAGGTTCTGACCAAGATTCTCCCCAGCTCGTCCTCCTCACATTCGGCAGGCTCCTTCCCGAGGCGCTCTCTTGTTGGCTAGGAGAGAAATCGTGTGTTATGAGACAGAGCGACAGTGTCAGCTACCCCCCTCGTGACTGTGGGACAAAGTGACAGTGGGCACAAAAGCACAGCGGGAGCCTCCAGAAGCCCCAGCTGGAGCCTCTGGCTTCAGAGACGGTGATGATGAGAGCCCAGCCGGCTCTCAGCCCCTGCACGCCCCCGCCTCTCCACACCTGTCTGAGCTCCCCACGGGGCCCATGATGGTGGGGGCCTTGCACTGCACGACCAGAAGGTCGCTGCCTGCTCACAGCTGAGGGCCTGAGGCACAGGGCAGGGCCGCCTGGCCGTGTGCAGCGACTGGGACCGCAGGTCACTGTGCCCTCACTCCTGGGCTGCCCCGTCCCCCGCGGGGGCGCCGGACGTACCAGGATCAACTGGATTTCGTCCTTGTCACATCTCACGTGGTACAGAACCATGTCCTGGGCGATGTCCTTGCGGTTCTCCAGCTTGTTCATCTTGTCGTAGGTGTCGGTGTTCAGCACCGACCAGCCCAGGAACTGCGTGAGAGACTGCAGGCACGCGTCACCCGCCACGGCGCCCTCCGGTGCACAGGGAGCTCCCAGCGGGCCAGCCTCCAGCCCCCGGGATGGGCCCTCACAGCTCTTCCGGGGTCCTCGT contains:
- the ATP5ME gene encoding ATP synthase subunit e, mitochondrial, with protein sequence MVPPVQVSPLIKLGRYSALFLGVAYGAKRYNYLKPRAEEERRIAAEEKKKQDEQRRIERELAEAREDSILK
- the PDE6B gene encoding rod cGMP-specific 3',5'-cyclic phosphodiesterase subunit beta; the encoded protein is MSLSEGQVQAFLDQNPGFADQYFGKKLSPEDVASACEDGCPAGCTSFQELCQVEESTALFELVQDMQESVNMELVVFKILRRLCSILHADRCSLFMYRQRNGMAELATRLFSVQPGSVLEDCLVPPDSEIVFPLDIGVVGHVAQTKKMVNVKDVTECPHFSPFADELTGHVTRNILATPIMNGKDVVAVIMAVNKLDGPCFTSEDEDVFLKYLNFGTLNLKIYHLSYLHNCETRRGQVLLWSANKVFEELTDIERQFHKAFYTVRAYLNCDRYSVGLLDMTKEKEFFDVWPVLMGEAQPYSGPRTPDGREIAFYKVIDYILHGKEDIKVIPSPPADHWALASGLPTYVAESGFICNIMNAPADEMFKFQEGPLDDSGWIIKNVLSMPIVNKKEEIVGVATFYNRKDGKPFDEQDEVLMESLTQFLGWSVLNTDTYDKMNKLENRKDIAQDMVLYHVRCDKDEIQLILPTRERLGKEPAECEEDELGRILKQELPGPTKFDIYEFHFSDLECTELELVKCGIQMYYELGVVRKFQIPQEVLVRFLFSVSKGYRRITYHNWRHGFNVAQTMFTLLMTGKLKSYYTDLEAFAMVTAGLCHDIDHRGTNNLYQMKSQNPLAKLHGSSILERHHLEFGKFLLSEETLNIYQNLNRRQHEHVIHLMDVAIIATDLALYFKKRTMFQKIVDESQNYEDRKSWVEYLSLETTRKEIVMAMMMTACDLSAITKPWEVQSKVALLVAAEFWEQGDLERTVLDQQPIPMMDRNKAAELPKLQVGFIDFVCTFVYKEFSRFHEEILPMFDRLQSNRKEWKTLADEYEVKVKALEEERTAAERTAAERAAARKAGTEVCNGGPAPQSSTCCIL